ACGGTGGGCACAGTGTTCTTGGGGTCATAGGCAGCATttttcttcctccacacatggcgggtggagttgaggccaaaaagttcaattttggtctcgtcTGACCACAAAACCTTCTCCCAATAACTTGGTTCATCTTTCAAATGATCATTGGCATACTTGAGGCACGCCTCCACATGTGCTCTCTTCAGCAGGGGTACCTTTCGGGCACTGCAGGATGTGAATCCATTGTTGCGCAAAGTGTTGCCAATTGTTTCATTGCAAACTGTGGTCCCAGCTGCCTTCAGGTCATTTGCTAACTCCTGCCGAGTGGTTGCAGGACGATTTCTGACCGTTCTCAGCATCATTGCCACCCCACGAGGCGAAATCTTCTTTGGAGTACCAGGGCGAGGTCTGTTGATTGTCATGTTATACTCTTTAAACTTTCTGATAATTGCACCAATAGTTGTTACTTTCACATCCAACACCTTACTAATCTTTTTGTAGCCCATTCCAGCTTTGTGAAGGTCAACAATTCTGACTCTGAGGTCCTGTGACAGCTCTTTGGTTTTACTCATGTTGGAGAcgttggctgtgttcgaaatagactactacatactggatactgcatactggactcagtatatactggatactgcatactggtcctcgtagtagtatgtagtacagtttccagtatgcgacaaaagcaaagcacactacggggtcacgtgaacgtagcgttgcatgatgggatgcagtacaccacgaagacagctctgttcgcgtactggaatatttttcggaagtagtaggtcatccgggtatgtttcgcgtactggaaattttcattttggtcacatactgcatacgacatactgatttggggctcgatcagtatgccagtagtatgtagtagactatttcgaacacagccttgaAATCTGTGTGATCTGTCTGATTCTGGGGACAGGTGTTTTTCACACAAGTGATTAGTGAGAACAGGTGGCTTCAGGTCAGGTAACAAGTTGATTGGGAGTGTCTAACTGGTCTGTAAAAGCCAGAACTGCTAATGAATActaagggatcaaatacttatttcactccatgaaatacaaatcaattaatatatattccttagatttattttctggattttctttttaatattctgtctctccatgtaagaatacatctaccattaaaagtatagaatgatcatgtctttattagtgggccaacgaagaaaatcagcaagggatcaaatacttcttggactcactgtatatatatatatatatatatatatatatatatatatatatatatatatataatgtttgttttatttatatcaGCAGTTTATTTATATCCCCCCCTTTTTGGGGGAATCTGTCCATTGATATTAATGTACACATATCAGTCATGAAGCATTTTATAATGTATTGTAAAATGTCCCTCATACAATAACTGAAAAGGGCACGACGCATACACGCGAGTGTATGGAATTCCCCGGGGTATTTCAACTCACTGTATAATTTATTAGACCAGCCTGCACGTGGGTTTTAAAACAACAGGTGAAGCGATGCTGAAACACTGTGAATAAAGACTGTATGGATGAACATCTTCAGAATAAACACTCTTTTAACTTGAGATGATTGATATAGCGCAGCTAAATAACACTCCAAAGTCGCTCATACGTAGACAAACGTACAAAGTGCTCATTCGAATTTGTGGCAAAATCAAGAGGATGCCAATAGTTTTGACGTCAATGTATCATCCGTACGCACACTACGCAAAGTGATGCCTCATATGTATCCTAATAAAACGTTTCTCAAGAGTTTGAATAATTTGCAATAAAGATAATGCCACATAGCCAGCCATGACCTACTATATGTAGATTCTCTTTGCATAAAACGCACAGTAACGCGCAAGGACTACTAGAAAATACTTTCTGTATACAACTTTTATAAAGCCGCGATAATACATAATAATGAATGGTTTACCTCTCGGAAATGTAAAACGACGGGTTTTCCGCTCTTCTTTCTTACTTGCCCTTGCAGACAAAGCAGCGGTTCACTTACGCGCCCACAACACCTGTGTTTGCTCAGTGATCTGATTTTAGCATCGTCTAGTCCGCGGAAGCTCCGACAGGTTATTACGTCTCGGGTAAATCTAAAGCCACGCCCCTCTGTCGGGCCGTTCTCCTATTGGCTGTTGTGTTCATTAGCCTGCGACATAAATGTGCTATTGAAGCGTCGGTCATTGGCTCAGCTAGACGCCGTGGTTGCTCCAGCAACTGTTAACCAGCTTCCTTGTACTTGATGTTTCTTTTCTACAGATTCCCCAAATAGGAAACCCTAAATATTGACAGTAAAATCAAAACAATTATTTATGTTTTCAAAGTGATCGTCTTCCTTAACTCACGTTCTCTTCATTTTCTCCAAGTTTCTATTTATAGCTTTGACTACAACAATTCAAACCTTCTTTACCATTTGCCTATAGATCTACCTTTAGTTTCTTGAAATGACTCAAAAGgggaaacattttatttattgaaaAAAGTTTAATGCAAATGTTTATGTAATCCAAAACAAATACAGCGTTTAATAAAGTACTTGACAGCCTCCTGCAATGCAATGTATGGCATAGAGCCAAATAGATGTACATGTTTACTGCATTAACAAACTAAACGACAGTTCGTCTTATTGTACTCCTGAGTTGTGCTGAACCCACATTAACTTGAACTCAGAAATTGTGCGACTCGTGAACTGTGAAATTCAACTATATAGGCAACGCGGAGAGCAAAGAGTTAAGCGCTGTGTAAACACAAAGGTGCCCCCTAGTGACAAGATGCTGCAACACCACGTTTATTACCAAGTAGTAGTAACACCTCACCTAAAAACCAATTAAAAAATTCCAAATTAAAAGGCTTATTTAATTATAGGGAAATTACTATAATGGTCAGACCAGCTAATAACAATGGCACAGAACAGATGATTTCCTCTTGACTTAGGAGTACATGGTCAACTGCAGCCACTGTGGACAGATGAGGAAAAAGTCAGACACTTGTAAATAATTTAAGTTTCATTAATATATGACTTTAGGTTGACAAGAGTCTATGTTGTTAGCCCAATTCAATGTAGCTCTCATACCTCCTTAATGTTGACTTTGACAGTACCGGTTTTGTCCTTGTCCAGAGTTTTGAAAGCAACTAAGATAAACACAAATGTCTTTTAGTAAACCATGTCTGGAAATATCCAAATTAAAAAAATCTTAAAGTGTAAGATGCCGTAAAACCCGCCAACTTACGGCACATGGCATCCAGCCGTACCAAGCAGCCAATATAGCTGTCGAAGTTCATGTTGCCACTTTCATCGCTGTATCTGCGGGTGATCATCTGGAAGAGTTGGTCATTGAGAGGAAACCCTGGTGTCCAAGTGGGAAGACAAACAGGACTTGTGAGACAACATAGCTAACATCAAACAGAATGATGTTTACTTGTGCCCAGGTGGGGACACCAATTAACTCTGGAGTTCTCAACACTGGCAGTGTGTTGACCTTTTAACTGTGGTCAGTTTGTGCCGACATAGCTGGTGTGAGACCTAGAAGTGCTTCTCCAGGACTAACCACACTAACCTGCAGCTCTGAATGCACCAGGCAGTTCATCAGCTCCAATTGTCCCAGAGCGGTCTGCATCATACTGTTTATAGATAACCTGAATCAACAAAGAAAAACTGAACTCTATTAATCTGCAACAATATATAAGGAATAGTGTACATGGACTacagtgaagggtggagagacatattttataaaaatatattttataaaatcGATCAATTTTGAATTTCAGTGCATTTATGTCATATGTGACTTAAACCAGTGAAGTACGAGGTTTATAGACTACCTGAACCAAACAAAGTCAAACTGACCTCTTTTAATGTAAATCTATAATATATACAGCATGAACAACCAGTCTGCACAAAGGCCTCTTATATAAAATCATCATCAAGATTAAGAGTTAATTTTATacattatataaaatatttaaggaGAATATTTTAACTATACAAGTCAAGACTATCAGCTAAATTCAGATTATCTGAAATTATTTTATCcagttatataaataaataataataacacttTCCCTCAGCTTTTTACCTGCCATCTCTTAATATTGTTCCATAGGTGTTTGAACTCCTCAAAGCCTAATCTTCCAGAGCTGTCACTCTGATTGAGGAAGAGTTAAGTTAAACAAAAGGTAAGGACAATACTCCAATCTTGGTTGAAAACAATGTCCAAGATATTAATTAATTAGTTCATTTTCTCCATATTCATATTTTTTATGAAAGGATACATCCATCACTGCCACCATGCTCTTGCAATTCTCAATCGTGAAACCATTAGTCCTTAGATCAGAATCTAAAATTTGGAGAGACAATATAATGATACTTTTGTGTCAATGAGCATTACCAACCAACATTATCAATCACCATTATTACAGTCGGTTTAACTATAACAAAGAAAATTTCACAATGTCCTGCctaaccacacccactacagtaTCTCAAACTTACTCTCAGCATGACTTTGATGACTGACTCAAAATTCTGGGCATACCTGTTTTAAACTATGCAGTCACCACAGACTAATGCAATACCCCACCCAAAAGTCAATGTCGAAGTCTTGCCTGACAGTGAATTCGTATACAAATAACGAATAGGCTCCATTTACTCAAGCACCACTCCCGTGTAATAGTTCTCCTGGTTGTCTTTGCGAGTTTCCTCGAGAACCTGTTGGCTGATGCATGTGCACCAACTCCCTGTGTTGCTACATGAGAGAATGCTTCTCTTGCACAAGTGTACAAgaccaactttctgccttcacaaatcagcaagcgtaagtttatatatcggctagacacggtaagtgttttgatttattcatggctggtgttggtttgttcccgtgttcggagtgtggcatgtttagtctagaccctttcgccactgatagtaatagtgatagtatttgtcagaggtgcaaactagtaaattctctcgtggcgaaagtggaaagcttagagcgacgcgtccactcattattgagggatagagagacagggacagggtctgtagtaggtgtggacgcgccagggagaactagcgcctccgcgactccggcaatagagccctcacagcggggtgaatgggtgacgtctcggcggcgtagtcggagagcgagggctgcagctaccgctaacgccagcgctagcccaccagagcaccactccccggttcacgtgtccaacaggtttgccccgctcagtgttacacccaCTGAGGAGACTttggtcataggagactctatagtccgacacgtgaaagtagctgtagctgtaggggcaccagcggttacagtcagctgtttaccgggagccagagcgccggacattagtggcaaccttagactgttagctcataggaggttttctaggatagtgattcatgtaggggccaacgatatacgtctgcggcagtcagaggtgactaaggctaatgttaaagaggtggttaaattagcccagacgatgtccgatgccgtaatctgctctggccccatcccaatgcggcgcggtgatgagcagtacagcaggctcacgtcgctaaaccgctggatgtccaagtggtgttcagaaaatcaagtgggctttattaataattgggaagagttcgagggcaagcctggtcttttaggcagggacggtgtccaccccacccgggatggcgctgccctgttatcttgcagcatagcccatagcctgttagctagtcggcagagtagcactagaagctgctgactgtccagggtcgcgaccaggccgcagactaatgggttaaacctgtctgcgagctgcttagaggcgtcaccaagttcccttaggattgagactgtgtctgtgccccgggttaaactaaatcataagaaaatagtccgcccgaagtttttaactaatatacagacttcacatcaaattattacaacctatatgaccgatctgaaaattggattaatcaatattcgatcgctcaactcaaaagcagtttttgtaaatgaacttataacagaccagaaaattgatattctttgtctaactgaaacgtgggttcaatctggtgattatttaactctaaacgaagccactcctgtgggatatagttatatacatagacctagactgtcaggcagaggaggtggaatatgtataatctatcgtgattgtttagaaattcatcagaaatacttagatatctcaaactcatttgagatgcagtctattaatgttattagtccatctgaaaataaaagtacattctccctaactaatgtatacagaccaccagggccttactcagatttcttaaacgatttcaccgattttgcagcaaatttagcagtatgtagtgacaaaataataatggtaggagactttaacatacactttgataatgcggaggatccactgacaagggcttttacttctatattgaactctgtcggcattaaacaaaacgtagtaggacctacacattatcgaaatcataccctagatctaatattaacgctgggtatcgacgtagataatataaacatactcccgcaaaccgtagcaatctccgatcattatttagtaaaattcgattttcaccttaacataaatacccgcccgtctcctcggcagtgtataaagcgctcaataaattcatcaacagcaacacggtttattgaaaccctccctgacttaactgctttagcccactcgccatccgatccaggagagttagatagtctaaccgactacttagagaatacctgcagatcaactctagatatagtagctccactaaaatataaaaaagctagatccaaaaagctcgccccatggtacaccgaccaaactagaaacttaaaacaaatagcacgtaaattagagcggaaatggcgatctactaaattggaagtattccactgtgcctggaaggatagcattattgactacaaacgggcactcactaaaacacgctcagcatacttagcctcactgatagagaaaaataaaaacaatcctagatttctttttaatactatttctaaacttacaaaaaatcaagcaggcacagaacctcagattccaataaacctcactagtaatgtatttatagatttctttgataataaaatagagaatattagacaaaatataaaaccctttattagcaatacaactggtatgtcatctggtttggttgatattgatttaaattacataccgggagaaaaacttgatgcttttcatccactcccaaaatcagaattagagaaaataatttcttccttaaattgtactacctgcacattagactcagttccctcaaagttattaaaagaggtattaccagctgtaactgaacctcttctaactatagttaactcatccattacaataggtcacatgcccaaatcatgtaaattagcaattatcaaacctctgatcaagaaaccaaatcttgatccgactgtgctatctaattatagacccatttcaaacacatcatttatatctaagatcatagaaaaagctgttgcccagcaattatgcctatatctgcataggaataacacatttgaaaagttccaatctggttttaggccccatcacagtactgaaacagcattagttaaagtaacaaatgatctcctccttgcatcagatcaaggctatgtatcactgttagtgcttcttgatcttagtgcagctttcgacacaattgatcataggatcttgctagaaaggttagaacgctgggttggagtctcaggcacagccctttcatggtttcagtcttacttaacaaatcgctatcagtttgtagagctcaataatatttcatccaaacgtacaatggttaaatatggggtcccgcaaggctccatcttaggaccactattatttacattatatatgctaccattgggcacagttataaacaaacatggtgtcaattttcactgctatgcggatgacactcaactttacatatcagccaaacccgatgacaaactcagtttaggaaaaattgaggcctgtgtaagagatattaaatgctggatgtctctaaacttcctacaattaaatgaggacaaaacagaagttctccttgtgggccctaaggccgcaagacagaaaattccaaacttaatgcttaatcttgcagactatcccattacacctggcacagtagccaaaaacctaggcgtcatactcgactccgacctatcatttgataaatatatagatcatactactaggatagcttttctacatctccgcaacattgccaaattaagaaatgcattatcacaggatgatgcagaaaaattggtgcacgcctttgttagctctagactagactactgcaattcactactgtcaggatgttcaaataggaatctaaataaacttcaagtagttcaaaatgccgcagctagagttctgaccagaactagaaaatttcagcatattagaccagtcctatcagccctgcattggctcccagttaaatttcgtattgattttaaaattctattattagcatataaagcactacacgggcttgctcctgaatacctccaggaacttatttcctattatgaacccccacgtcaactaagatcacagggtgctggtctgttattagttccacaaattaacaaggtaacagcagggggaagagccttttcttataaggccccccagctttggaataatcttcctaaatgtgtccgggactctgacacagtcacaatctttaaatctaggttgaaaacccacttatttagtctagcgtttgataattaatatcccccttagataaaggtacagatccaggggttcatagacgaagggttttatggtagactggggtgctggtgctgtcatcctgtcactgctcgtggtcactcaagtttgttgacagtgcagtggacggatgccattgtctcagaatgcccccaagcctatgttaccttctggttctgcctttttttagctaggctgtaataatttaacttagtgccggagttgctgccacactccagaaatgtttataattttacctgtcctgtatatgtcctcatacagagctaattttccctgtttcatttctccacatggctgcccgcctgcttgaggaataatgagatgaggagagacaagcgatccatcctggccggccacctcctgcctaaccggatgcctacaccatgatggacattattacatatttttcggtctaaatggacattattgcatcttttacattctgtctacattctgtctatattattgttgttgtcatggtgaccggtgtcggccagaggaggatgggttccccccctgagtcttggttcctctcaaggtttcttcctcatgcaaaaaaactagggagtttttccttgccactgtcgcctttggcttgctcactgggggctaggactcggcacttgtaaagctgctttgtgacaacaactgttgtaaaaagcgctatataaataaaatttgattgattgattgattgtgtaCTATTTTGCAGGAATATCAGTTCTGAAAATAGCTTGATGGCTGATTTTCAGGCTTAAACAGAAGGTAAGCATGCTCACGTTTGGAAATAATCTTGTTGAGAATGGTCATCAACTCATTAGGACTCACTTCCATGTCCTGTACaagaaacaaacacaagagGTAAAAACTATCAAGACTCACAAAGCGCAGTTGTTTGCGCTTGGCATACATCCAAATCTACTGACTACACCAGTTTTTAGAAATGCCATGACGGACACATGCAACATTAAGGGACTGGCTGAATTAAAATACGTTGTTTTCTTTACATTTAAGACATCCTCAGGTACTCCATAACTATGTCACACCTCACATCAAACCACCTATAACCACCCATTTTACACAAGAAAACCTCAAAATCTGAACCATCTAGATGCTTTTCAGGAATGACAGGAATCTGTCAAAGGGGAGGAACCAGACAGGTTTCCTAATTGAAGGATTTTACCATGCCCAAGTAAAACTTTACATGCCTGAATCACACCCCTAGTTTCTGTGTGAAGCTCAGTAATGAGTCTACAGATGGGAGAACACATGCGCAACTGGTCAAAATCCATAAAGGAATCAAACCACCATGCTGGAATACACATAGTTCTGTCTGCAGAATATACATTTCTCTCATAGTAAGTAAAATAGTAAAGATAATCTATTTAAGATTAAGGATAATCTATTAGTGAGGCATGG
This sequence is a window from Brachyhypopomus gauderio isolate BG-103 chromosome 16, BGAUD_0.2, whole genome shotgun sequence. Protein-coding genes within it:
- the LOC143478226 gene encoding calpain small subunit 1-like: MSFVQNLIGGILNVVSNVDPGQFAPSQPPPPRRPLLQSPQNESDEDRQFRKVFQQLAGDDMEVSPNELMTILNKIISKHSDLRTNGFTIENCKSMVAVMDSDSSGRLGFEEFKHLWNNIKRWQVIYKQYDADRSGTIGADELPGAFRAAGFPLNDQLFQMITRRYSDESGNMNFDSYIGCLVRLDAMCLAFKTLDKDKTGTVKVNIKEWLQLTMYS